GCCTTAGCAGGCGCCTCGATCTCTACCTCCCTTACATCAAAGAGCTTATCATCTTCCATCTCAAGGAGCGTCTTCTCCATCTTTTTCTCAAGATTGGAGCCTGATAGTTCCCTTCTAACCTCCTCAAATACCTCCTCAAATGGGAGATTCCCCTTCTCCTTCAAGAGCTTATGGATCATCTCTCTGAACTCGCGCATCTTCTCAAGGGCCTCGGGGGAGATTGAAATCCTTACTCCCCTCTTCTTATTTCTATCATAGAAAGTTGCTGCCATCTTCCCCCAGTCTCTGAATATGAAGTTGCCCTTCCCGAATGTACATCCTGTTACAACCTGGATCCCATCTGCAGCACAGGTATCATTCTCAACGATTGCAAGAAGCTCCTCTCCTTTTGCACGCCTGACACCAAGCTCCTTTAACCCGAGAAGTCCCATCCTGACACCGATTATAAGCCCACCACAGAGATGTCCATGAAAGTCAACGGCCCTTTCAAGCCATTCTCTTTCCTCTTCGCCTACTTCAAGGCCTTTTAATCTTCTAGCTATATATTCTTCCATCACGATCCCTTCTCCTCTCGTTTTTCAACGTTTTCAAGGTATTCCTCACCTCTTGGTGTGGGATAAT
This genomic window from Candidatus Syntrophoarchaeum caldarius contains:
- a CDS encoding formylmethanofuran dehydrogenase subunit E; protein product: MEEYIARRLKGLEVGEEEREWLERAVDFHGHLCGGLIIGVRMGLLGLKELGVRRAKGEELLAIVENDTCAADGIQVVTGCTFGKGNFIFRDWGKMAATFYDRNKKRGVRISISPEALEKMREFREMIHKLLKEKGNLPFEEVFEEVRRELSGSNLEKKMEKTLLEMEDDKLFDVREVEIEAPAKARMFASVICEECGEAVMEPRARLKLGKIVCIPCLEG